The DNA segment TGCTCGCGGCGACGTCGTCGCAGGGCAGCGCCGCGCGCACGAGCGTCGCCGAGGGCGAGCTGCCGGGGCTCGTGAGCTACCTGCTGCGCGTGCCGAAGCCGGTGATCGCGGCGGTGAACGGCCCCGCCGCGGGCGGCGGCTTCGTGCTCGCGTGCATGAGCGACGTGCGCTTCGCCTCGACCGAGGCGTCGTTCACCACGGTTTTTTCGAAGCGTGGCCTGATCTCGGAGCACGGGACGAGTTGGATTCTGCCGCGCTTGTTAGGGGCGGGCCGCGCGCTCGAGCTGCTGTGGAGCTCGCGCAAGGTGAGTGCGGAGGAGGCGCTGCGCATCGGGCTCGTCGAGTTCGTGACGCCGCCCGCGGAGCTGGTCGAGCGCGCGCAGGCGTTCGTGCGCGAGCTCGCCGCGAACGTGTCGCCCGGCTCGCTGCGCGAGACGAAGCGGCTGGTGTACGACCATCTCGGGATGGGCGTCGAGCCCGCGCTGCACGATGCGGACGCCGCGCAGTGGCGTGCGCTCGATCGCCCCGACGCGCTCGAAGGCGCGCAGTCGTATCTCGAGAAGCGGCCGCCAAAGTTTGCGCGGATTCCGGAGAAGAAGTGATGGGCGCGTACGAGACGATTCTTTTCGAAGCGAAGGACGGCGTCGGCACGCTCACGCTGAATCGCCCCGAGCGCCTCAACGCGATGACGAATCGCATGGTGCGCGAGACGACCGCGGCGCTGCGCGAGATCGCGCGCGACGCGAGCGTGCGCGTGCTCGTGCTGACGGGCGCAGGCCGCGGCTTCTGCCCCGGCGCGGACCTGAATCACTTCACGTCGGGGGAGGCAGCCCACGACGAAGCGATCGGCGAAACCGACTTCGAGGCGGCGCTGCTGATGCACGAGATGCCGCAGGTGACCCTCGCCGCGATCAACGGCGCCTGCGCAGGGGCAGGCTTCGGCTGGGCGTGCGCGTGCGATCTGCGCGTGGCGGCGGAGTCGGCGACGCTGAACAGCGCGTTCCTGCGGGTTGCCTCCGCGGGCGACATGGCGGGGCCGTGGTCGCTGCCGCGCATCGTCGGCGCCGCGAAGGCGCGCGAGCTGTACTTCCTACCCAACAAGTTCCCTGCGGCGGAAGCGCTCCGCATCGGGCTCGTGGCGCGCGTGTTCCCCGACGCGAGCTTCCGCAGCGAGGTCGCGGCGATCGCAGGCGAGCTCGCGAGCGCGTCGCCGGCGGCGCTGCGCGGCATGAAGGCGAACTTCGTCGATGCGGAGAAGCTCGGGCTCGCGGACTATCTGCGGCTCGAATCGCGGCGGCACCAACAGATCATGTCGGGCCCCGACTCGAAGGAGGCGTTCCGCGCGTTCCTCGAGAAGCGTAAGCCCGACTTCACGCGAGGAGGCAAGTCATGACGCTCTGGGTTCGGCAGATCGCGCTCGTCGCACACGACCGCGACAAGGTGGTGGAAGACTTCCGCGCGGTGCTCGGACTCGAGGTCGGCTTCGTCGATCCCGGCGTCGGCCAGTTCGGCTTGCACAACGCGCTGCTTCCCGTCGGCGGGCAGTTCATCGAGATCGTGGCGCCGGTGAAGGACGGCACCACGGCGGGCCGCTACCTCGAGCGGCGGCGCGGCGACGGCGGCTACATGGTGATCCTGCAGTGCAGCGATCACGCGCCCGTGAAGAAGCGCGCCGCCGATCTCGCGCTTCGCAAGGTGCTCGAGTTCGACGAGCACGCCTACTCGTGCATGCAGTTTCATCCGCGCGATACCGGGGGCTCGTTCCTCGAAGTCGACTGCCATCGCGGCAGCACGCCGCCGTACGGGCCGTGGTCTCCGGCGGGCAAGCGCTGGCGAGACGCGGTGCGCACCGAGCGCGTGTTCGGCATCGCCGGGGCGGAAGTGCAGGGCCCCGAGCCCGCGAAGCTCGCGGCGCGCTGGAGCGAGATCCTCGAGCTGCCCGTAACAAGCGAGGCCGGCGTGCCCACACTCACGCTCGCGAACGGCACGATCCGCTTCGTGCGCGACGCCGATGGCCGCGGCGAGGGTCTCGGCGGCATCGACCTGATCGCCGCGGATCGCGCGCGCGTGCTCGTCGCGGCGCGCGACCGCGGCGTGCTCGGCGACGGCGACGTGATCGGCATCTGCGGGATGCGCGTGCGGCTGGTGTGATGGAACCGCTCGCGCTCCCCATAACAACCGAGACGCTCGCGACCGCAGCACTGATGTTCTGGGGCTTCGTGCTCGCGATGTTCCTCGGCGCGCGCTTTTTGCCCGGCATCGAGCGCATGGGCTACCCGCAGCCCGACGGCACGCGGAAGCCCTACACGCTGACGGGCATGACGCTGTTCTTCCTGAGCCACATCGTCGCCGCGGTCGCGGTGCTCGGGTTCGACGTGTCGCTGGCGCCGATCGCGCGCCACTTCTGGCCGCTGCTCGTGGTCGCGCTCGCGTCGTCGACGCTCATCACGCTCGCGCTGCTCGCGTGGGGGCGCCGCGCGGGGCCCGTCTGCCGCAGCCCCGAGAGCACCACGCTCCCGCTGCCCGAGAGCGTGAAGACGTTCTGGTTCGGCAACGAGTGCAACCCCGAGTGGTTCGGCGTCGACCTGAAGATGTTCTTCTATCACCCCTCGCTGATCGGCGCGTACGCGATGAGCGTGTCGTTCGCGTTCGCGCAGTGGGAGCGTCACGGCGTCGTCACGCCGCAGATGCTGTGCCTGTGCTTCTTCTGGTTCACCTACGTGTTCAGCCACTACGTGAAAGAAGAGTTCATGCTCTCCACCTGGGACGTGATGGCCGAGAACTTCGGCTTCATGCTCGTGTGGGGTGACCTCACGTACGTGCCGTTCCTGTACTCGCTGCCCGCGTGGTGGATGGTCGACGCGACCGCGCCGTTCGGAACCGGCGCGCTCGTCGCTCTCGTCGCGTTCCACTTCGCGGCGCTCATGGTGTTCCGCCAGTCGAACTGGCAGAAGGAGCGCTTCAAGCAGAACCCGAGCGCGCCGATTTGGGGGAGGCCGCCGCGCGTCGTGGGCGGGAAGCTGCTCGCGAGTGGTTATTGGGGAATCGGGCGCAAGATCAACTACACGGGCGAGATCCTCGTGTATGTCTCGTTCGCGCTGTGCGCGGGCCTCTCCTCGCCGGGGCCGTTCTTGCTGCCGCTCGCGCTGCTGGCGCTGCTCACGCACCGCGCGCACCGCGACGACAAGCGCTGCCGCGAGAAGTACGGGGCGCTGTGGACGGAGTACGGGCAGATCGCGACGTGGCGCGTGATTCCGGGGATCTACTGACGCGCATCGCGTGACGCTCTGACAGCCGCTGGTCGGTAAACCAACCTTCGGGGTGACGACTCGTCCTGCCTCGACATCCTTCCTCGCGAAGGAGAATCCCATGCAGATCGACAGGGTGTACGAGATCGCGATTCCGGTGCGAGACCTGCCGCGCGCGGAGAAGTTCTACCGCGAGGTGCTCGGCTTCGAGGTGGGCCTGCGCGACGAGCGGCGGCCCTGGGTGTTTCTGCGCATCGGCGGCAGCGGGGGAATGATCGTGTTGCAGGAGACCCCGGCGGAGTTCGCGCCGCTGCACTTCGCGTTCACGGTCGCGCGCGACGTGATTGGGGCGCTCGCGCAAGAGCTGAAGACCCGCGGCGTCGCAGCGAGCGGGCCGCACTTCCACGCCTGGATGCCTGCGCAATCGGTGTACTTCGCGGACCCCGACGGCCACGCGCTCGAGCTGTGCGCGCCGGGTGAGGCGCCGTAGGCCCGCGCGCTAGTTCCGCGCTCCCGCCCAGCGTCCGTCCTTCATCACGCGCAGCCGCGAGCGCTCTTGCAGGACGCGCACGTCTGCGAGCGGATCGCCGTCGACGACGACGAGATCCGCGAATGAGCCGGGCGCGAGCGTGCCGACGCGGCCGCGCGGATCGAAGGCGAGGCCGCCGTTGCGCGTCGCGCACAGCAGCGCCTCGGAGGGTCTCATCGAGAACAGCTCGACGAAGTACTCGAGGTCGCGGGCGTAGGTGCCGTGCGGCGCGATGCTGATTCCATAATCACCGCCGACCACGAGCCGCACTTCGGCGCGACGCAGCTTCGCCACGGTCGCGATCGTCGCCTCGACTTCAGCCGCGTAGCCCTGCGCGCGAATCGTCTCCTTCGAGACGCCGAGGCTCTCGTGCTGCGCGAGGTACTGCACCTCCCATGCGATCGCGGGGCCCACGAACACGCGCTCGCGATTCGCCGCGAGCAGCTCCACCGCTTCGTCGTCGAGATAGTTCGCGTGGCCGATCAGGTCGACGCCAGCGCGCACGGCTTGCTTCACCGCCGCGGCCGAGCGCGCGTGGCACGCGACGCGCATGCGGCGCCGGTGCGCCTCGTCGACGATCGCAGCGACTTCCTCGTCGCAGAACGAGAGCTCGCCGGGCGGGCAGGTGGGATTGATCGCCTCGCCGTCGATGAAGATCTTCACGATGTCGACGCGCGCGCGGCGCTGCTCGCGGACGGCTTGGCGCAGCGCCCACGGGCCGTCGGCGATTTGGCTGAGACCGCCCTTGTTATCGACGTTGCTCGCGGTCGCGCCCAGATCGCGGCCCGCGGCGAGCAGGCGCGGGCCCTCGATGCGGCCCGCGTTGATCGCGTCGCGCAGAGCGACGTCGATGGCGTAGGTCGAGCCGAAGCTCACCGCGGAGGTGAAGCCCGCGCCGAGCATCAGGCCCGCGTTGCGCACGGCGGTGATCGTCGACTCCTCCACGGGCGTCTGTCCGAGCGCGAACGGGCTCGCATCGGCGAAGGAGAGGTGCGCGTGCGTCTCGGTCATGCCGGGCATCACGAACTGCCCGCGCACGTCGACCTGCTCCGCATTCGGCGGCACGGCCGGGAGCCCGCTCTGCGCGCCCGCGTAGCGGATCGTGTTGCCCGAGATCCACACCGCGCCGTCCGGGATCGCGCGCTCGTCCAGCGCGGTGAACAGCTTGGCGTGTGAGAGGACGATGTCGCGTGCGCTCATGCCGAGGCTCCGTTGTCAGGCGTCGCGTCGCCTCGCCTGCTCAGTCTGCGAAGAACTTCGTCTTCTTCTCGCCATTCGGGCCGTACACCGGCTCGCCACGCTCGACGAGATACGCCTGGTTGATGCTCTCGAGAATGCCTGCGCTGCCGAGCACCTCGACCATCTTCGCGTAGTTCGGGTGCTTGAAGTGCGCGGCGAGGCTGTCGCCGTCGTCCCACAGCTCGTAGACCTGGATGCGCGTCGGCACCGACGGATCGGCAGCGAAGCAGTAGTCGCGACAGCCCTTCTCCTCTTGGCGCGTGGCGAGCTGCACGGGCGCGGTCAGCGCGACGGCGCGGTCGCGATCGGCCTGGGTGGCGAAACGAAGTGCGGCGACGACGATGATCACGAGTGCTCCTAGTTGTTACGGGGATCGGGTCCAGCGGCGATGGCACGGGCCCTCGGGTCCGCGCTTCGCGCCGGCGTGCTCGGGGTAGACGGTGGCGGTGTAGAGATCGCCATGCGCATCCATCGCGAGCTGGTGGATGTAGATCGCGAGATTCTCGACGCGCTGCACGACCTCGCCCGTCTCTTCGTCGAGGATCGCGAGGTGGCTCGCCTTGTCGCTCGCGTAGATGCGCTTCCCGTACGTCGCGAGGCTGAGCGGCGTGATGTGCGTCCACTCGCCGAGGTACTTGCCCTCGGGATCGAGGCGCTGGATGCGGTGCTTGCTGCCGGGCGGCACCACGCTGCGGTGCTCGGCGAGCTGGCCCTTCACCGTCATGTAGTCGTGGAAGTTCCCGCCGCAGAGATCCGCGACGAGGATGTTCCCGCGCGAGTCCTGTGTGATGGCGTGGGGCGTGTGGAACTGCGCCGGTCCGCGACCCCAGCCGCCCACCTGCTTGATGAACTCGCCCTTCGGCGTGAACCACACGAGCCGCGAGTTCCAATAGCCATCGGCGACGACGATGTTCCCGTTCGCCTGCACGAGCACGGCGGTGGGGCCGTTGAAGTGCTTGTCGTCCTCGCCCCACTTCCCGAACGTGCCGAGCTCCAACAACACATCGCCGGCGGGGGTGTACTTGCGCACGCAGTGGCCGTCGCGGTCGGTGGTCCAGAAGTTGCCGTCGCGCTCGATGTAGATCGTGTGCGCGCCGAGGGCGAAGCCGCGCTCGTCGGACTTGCCCCACTTGCCGAGGTAGTTCCCCGCGCGGTCGAACATCGAGACGCTGCTCTTCCCCATTTTTTCCTTCATCGCGAGGGGATGTGCGGCCCAGTGCTCGATGTCGCGCGTGAAGAGGTAGATCACGCCCGCCGCGTCGACGGCCACGCCCGAGCCCATCTCGAAGTGCATGCCGGGCGGGTAGTGCGGCCAGCCCTCCACCAGGCGGTATCCCGCCCGCGGATCTGCGGTTTGCGTGCGATCGCTGACGTCGTGGGAGACGCACATGCGCGGCCTCGGTTCGGCGGGGGAAGCGCGAGCATGCAGAAGTACGCCGCACGCGGGCAACTGCGCAGTGCGAGGCCCGGCTGTGCGCTCGCAGGCGCGCTCACGCCGAACCCCGCGCTCACGCTCTGCGCAGTCGGGTGCGAGACTCGCGCCCATGCGCATCACACCGGGCGACTTCGACGATCCGCGCGTGCTCGAGTTGTTACGGCTGCATCTCGCGGGCATGCACGAGAGCTCGCCGCCCGGGAGCGTCTACGCGCTCGACTTGTCGGGGCTGAAGTCGCCGGACGTGAGCTTCTTCGCGGCATGGGAAGACGCCGCGCTGGTCGGGATGGGTGCGCTCAAGGAGCTGGCGTCGGCGCACGGCGAGCTGAAGTCGATGCGCACGCATCCCGCGCATCTGCGCCGCGGCGTGGCCGCGCGCATCCTCGAGCACCTGATCGCGCTCGCACGCGAGCGCGGCTACCGGCGCGTGAGCCTCGAGACCGGCACCGGCCCCGCGTTCGAGCCCGCGCTCGCGCTCTACCGCCGCCGCGGCTTCGCATTCGGCGAGAAGTTCGGCGACTACGAGGCGAGCGCGTTCAACGTCTTCATGCACCTCGAGCTCTGAGGACAACGCGCCGCGGCTGTCGCATCGTCTCGCGAACTCCGAGGAGATGGCGATGACCGAGTACACCCCGCCGCGCGTCTGGACCTGGAACACCGACAAGGACGGCGGGCGCTTCGCGAAGATCAACCGCCCGATCGCCGGTGCGACACACGAGAAAGTGTTGCCGGTCGGGAAGCACCCGCTGCAGCTCTACTCATTGGGGACGCCGAACGGCGTGAAGGTCACCGTGATGCTCGAGGAGTTGCTCGCGCTCGGGCACGCGGGCGCCGAGTACGACGCGTGGCTGATCAACATCGGCGAGGGCAACCAGTTCGGCAGCGGATTCGTCGCGGTGAACCCGAACTCGAAGATTCCCGCGCTGCTCGATCGCAGCGGCGCGCAGCCGGTGCGCGTGTTCGAGTCCGCCGCGATCGTGCTCTACCTCGCCGAGAAGTTCGGCGCGCTCGTGCCGCGCGAGCTCTCGAAGCGCGCCGAGTGTTACTCGTGGCTGTTCTGGCAAATGGGCTCAGCGCCGTATCTCGGCGGCGGCTTCGGCCACTTCTATGCCTACGCGCCGATGAAGATCGAGTACGCGATCGACCGCTTCACGATGGAGACCAAGCGGCAGCTCGACGTGCTCGACCGGCGCCTCGCCGAGAGCGAGTACATCGCGGGCCCCGAGTACACGATCGCCGACATCGCGATCTGGCCGTGGTACGGCGCGCTCGCGAAGGGCTTGCTGTACAACGCGGGCGAGTTCCTCGACGTCGAGTCGTACAAGCACGTGCAGCGCTGGACCGCGGCGATCGCGAAGCGCCCCGCGGTGCTGCGCGGGCAGCGCGTGAATCGCTCGTGGGGGAATGACGCGCTCCCGGAGAGGCACGACGCGAAGGACTTCGAGGCGAAGCTGGAGTAGGCGGGGCGACTGGAAGAGCTGCTCTCCGTTCTCTCTCGTTCGACCGGCAGCAGGATCACCACGCGATCGGCTTGCCGGCCCAATCGAGGAATCTTCCGCTGTCTTCCGGCTCGAGCGATTGCACCACGCTCCAGAGCTGCGACGCCGCCTTGCGCGGCGGGAACACGCGATCGGGATCGATGCCGGCGCGGTACGGCGCCGAGAGATTCGTCGCGACGGTTCCGGGGTGCAGCGCGACACAGATCAGCCGAGGTGCGCGGCGCCGCGTCTCGATGGCGAGCGTGCGCGTGAACATGTTCTGCGCCGCCTTCGAAGCGCGGTACGCGTACCAGCCGCCGAGCCGATTGTCCTCGATGCTTCCGACCCGCGCAGAGAGATTGGCGAGCACCGACCGCTCGCCGTGCGCGAGCAGCGCGAGAAAGTGCTTCGCGACCAGCAGCGGACCGAACGCGTTCACGGCGAACGCGCGCGCGAGGTGCGCTGGGTCGACGTCCTCGAGGCGCTTCTCGGGCCGCACGGGGGCGTCGTGAAGGACGCCCGCGCAGTTGAAGAGCCAATGCAGGCGCGGAGTCCGCTCGCCGATCTGGCGAGCCGCCGCGCGGATCGAGTCCTCGGCGGTGACGTCGAGCGGCTCGCAGACCAAGCGGTCGCCGTGCCGCGCGCGAAGTGCAGCGAGGCCCTCGCTGTGCACCGGATTGCGGCTGGTCGCGAACACGCGCTGGACGTCGCTCGCCTCGAGCAGCGTCTCGACGAGCGCGAGGCCGATGCCGCGGCTCGCGCCCTGAACCATCGCGATGCGTGCGTCTGCAGCGCTCATGTACCGACTCCTTCGATCTGAAGCGACGCAGCCGCCCGCCCGCGCGCCGAAGCCGTCTGCCCGAAACTCACTCCGCAGGCGCGCGTCGGCTTCGCGGGCTGCGGCCTACAACTGACCCAGCCGCAGCCTCGCGACCACTTCACGGGCACGCTCCCGCACCGCCTTCGCATCCCGCAGCTTCTGCGCCGAGCGCACCTGCGTGGACATGCGCGGATTCTTCACGAAGCGATCGGCGTGGCGGAGCAGGAAGTCCCAGTACAGCGTGGTGAACGGGCACGCGTCCTCGCCGACTCGCTTGCTGCGATCGAACGCGCAGCCCGCGCAGTAGTCGCTCATGCGATCGATGTACGCGCCGCCAGCGGCGTACGGCTTCGAGGCCATCTTGCCGCCGTCGGCGTGCAGGGACATGCCGATCACGTTCGGCACCATCACCCACTCCGCGGAGTCGACGAACGAGTCCCACATCCAGCGCGTGAACTGCTGCGGGTCGACGCCCGCGATCAGCGCCAGGTTGCCGAGCACCATGAGCCGCGGAATGTGATGAACCCAGCCGCGGGTCTGCAGGTCGCGCAGCACGCCGCCGACGCAGCGCATCGACGTTTGAGCTGCGCCTGTGAAGAGCGGAGGCAAGTCGAGGTCGGCATCGAGCGCGTTGAGCGACGCGTAATCGGGCATCCAGCGCCAGTAGAGATTCCACACGTACTCGCGCCAGCCGATCACTTGGCGGATGAAGCCCTCTGCGGAGTTGATCGGCACGCGACCGGCGCGGAACTCCTTCTCCACGCGGTCGCAGACTTCGCCGGGCAATAACAACCCCAGATTGAGATACGGCGACAGCACCGAGTGCGCGAGATGCCAGTTCTTCGCGAGCATCGCGTCTTCGTGCGGCCCGAACATCGGCAATGCGCGAGTGACGAAGAACTCGAGCCGCTCCAGCGCCGCCTTGCGCGTGGTCGCCCACGCATTGGCGGGCGTGGGCCAGCGGCCGTGACCGTCCTTGGGGGGTCGCTCGCGGTTCTGTTCGTCGTAGTTCCACTCGCCGCCGGCAGGCTCGTCGCCGTCCATGAGGTAGCCGAGTCGCCGTCGCTGCCAGCGATAGAAGTCCTCCATCCGGAAGGACTTGCGCGTGCTCGCCCAGCTCTGGAAGTCGTCGGGGTGGCAGAGGAACTGGTTGCTCCGCACCGAGTCGCAACCGAGGTCGGCGACGAGCCGCCGCGCGCTCAACGAGTTCGGTTCGGTCACCACGATCCGGCTCGGGGAGTGCGCGGCGCGGTGCGCCTCGACGCCGGCCCGAAAGCTGGGCGCCAACTGGTGGTCGACCTCGAAGCCATCGGCGCGCAGATCGGCGACGAAATCCGCGATGGCGCGCGTGATCAGCGCGACGCGCGCCGGGTGCCACGGACGAGAAGCGATCTTGCTGGCCGCGGTCACCAGCAACACGCGATGCGTTGCGGGCGCCGCCGTCGCCAGCGCGCCGATCGCGCGATTCAGTTGGTCGCCGAACACCCAAACCGTCTCGCGCTTCGCCACGACGGCGCGGCGCCTGCGAGCGCCGCTCAAGGCGAGGCGCCGGCGCGGGCGCAGCCTGCGTTCGACGGGCGACCGCAGCGCCGCGGGTTCGAGGCGCGCGCTGATGCGCAGGGAATCACAGCAACCCGAGCGCGGCGTACGAGTCGCCCGTCGCCCGCAGCGTCTCGTCGACGCCGCGCGGCGCGAGGCCGAGCTCTTGCTTCGCGAGGACGCAATAGGCGCGGGGCGAGTCGTACGTCTTTTGCGTGGGCTCGTCGTCCGTCATCTCCTCGCCGCCAATCTCCTTGAGCGCGGGGAAGAGTGCGCGCAGCTTCGCTTGCAGCTGCCACGTGAACAGCTCGCCCGAGCGATCCGCGGCGGAGAGGATGTATCGCGAGCCGTTGCGGGAGACGGTGCTCTCCGCGGCGAGGCGATGCGCGCGTGCGACGTCGCGCACGTCCACCACGTTCCACAGCATGCGCCCGCCCTTCTTCGCCTTGAACGGGCTGCCTTGCAGCATGAAGCGCACGCAGTTCTGCCAGCTCCACGGCTGGTCGTGGTTCGCGCTCATCAGGGGACCGAGCACGTGCAGCGGCAGGATCGCCATCGCTTCGAAGCGCCCGCTCGCGCGCGCGGCGTCGTAGATCATCCGCTCGGTGTTTGCTTTCGCCATCGCGTACGCGATGTCGCGGCTCTTCGGGATGCTCTCCGCCGTCCACGCGCCGCGATATCCGTCGGGGTTGTCTCCGCACCAATCCTTCTCGGTGAACACGTAGCCCTCGGGTCGCGGGTGCCCGACCGCGGCGAACGAGCTCGTGAACACGAAGCGCCGCACCGTGCCGGCGCGCGCGACCGACTCGAGCACGTGCGCGTTCTCGGTGAAGCAGCCGTCGTAGACTTGTTGCGGCGTCTCGCGGTTGAAGCCGACGGCGGCGCCTGCGTGGATCACGGCGCCGCAGCCGGCGAACGCCGCGTCGTAGCTGCCGCGCGAGAAGAGATCGCCCGCGTGGAGCGAAACGCTGCCGCGCAGGTTCATCTCGTTCAGCGCGAGCAGATGCGCCGTCTTCGGGGCGCTCGACGGGTCCCGCACGCACGCGCGCACCGCGTAGCCTTGCTCCACGAGGTCGCGCACGATCCACGAGCCGATGTACCCGCTCGCGCCCGTGACTGCGAGGGGGCCGTGCGCGGGCGAGATGGCGAAGGCGTGCGGCATTGCGTTGCTCCTGCGCGCAGGCGCGGGGCTGTGTAGCGCGTTGCGGACGCCGCACTGCACGGTCACCCGCGGCGCGGCCCAGCAGCACGAAGTCGACGCCGTCGCTCAGCAGCGCAGCGAGAGCCAGTCCACTCACGTGCGCCTGGAGCCGATGGCCGGATTCGAACCGGCGACCTGCTGATTACGAAAGTTGTTAGGCGGGTTGCGATGTGCTGCGACGGACTGCGGCCCGTTGCTCCAAGTGCGCGAATTCTCTGCTGAAGCCGTGAATCTCCCGCTCCGACGGCATGCGCGGTGATAGCCTCGATTTCGCTTCCAACTGCTTCCCCCGTGCTTCCCCGGCGCTCGCGGTCGCGAGAGTTGTTATGGAGAACGCGGCTGCTGAAGCCGGAACGCGAGGAACCGCGTGGCGACTCTCACGAAGCGCGTGATCGATGCGATCCAGCCGAGTGAGCGTGAGCAGTTCATCTAAGACGACGCGCTCGCGGGCTTCGGAGTGCGCGTGAAGCCCTCGGGCGTGTGCACGTACATCGTGCAGTACCGAAACGCGCACGGGCGCACGCGGCGTCACGCGCTCGGCCGGCACGGCGCGCTCACGCCCGACGCGGCACGGAAGCTGGCGCGCCAGGTGCTTGGGCAGATCGCCGGCGGTGCCGACCCCGCGGCGGAGAGGAAGGCGCAGGAGAAGTCCTCACGCTCTTGCAGTTCGCTGAGCGCTACATGAGCGAGCACGCGCTCGTGAAGAAGAAGGCGTCGTCCGCGCGCTCGGATGAGCTCACGCTGCGCCTCTACATCCTCCCGAGGCTCGGCGCGCTGCCGCTCGCGGCTATCGCGCGCCCCGATGTCGCGCGCCTCCATCACGAACTGCGCGACAAGCCGACAACCGGGAACCGGGTCGTCGCGCTGCTCTCGAAGATGATGAATCTCGCCGAGCTGTGGGGAATCCGGCCGGATCACACGAACCCGTGCCGTCACATCCGCCACTACCCGGAGTCGCGCCGGCGCCGCTTCCTCTCGGGCGACGAGCTCGCGCGTCTCGGCCATGCGCTAGAGCACGGCGAGGCGCTCGGTCTCGCGGATAAGCCCGCGCTCGACGCGATTCGCCTGCTGCTCCTCACCGGCGCGCGCTGCGGCGAGATTCTCAACCTGCGTTGGGAGCACGTCGACCGTGAGCGCTGGGTGCTGAGCCTGCCCGACTCGAAGGCCGGCGCGAAGGAGATTCCGGTCGGTCGCGCCGCGCAGGTCGTGCTGAAGAACATCGAGCGCACGACTTCGCCTTGGGTGATTCCGGGCCGCGATCCGCGCGCGGCGCTCGTGAACCTCAACAAGGCGTGGCGGCGGATTCGCAAGCACGCCGAGATCGAGGATGTTCGCCTGCACGATCTGAGGCGCACGGCGGCGAGCGCGGGCGCTTCGGTCGGGCTCAGCCTCGAAACCGTCGGCCAGATTCTCGGCCACACGCAGGCCGCGACGACGAAGCGCTATGCGTTCCTGTTCGACGACGCGAAGCGCGAGGCCGCGGACCTCATGAGCGCGCGGCTCGCGGACGCGCTGAAGGCGAGGCCGGCGCTGCGGGTGGTTCTAAGCAGGAGCTGAAGCCGGCGCTGGTGCACCCGATCCGCCGAAGTGGTGCGTTTCAGCGAACTGCGGCGGACCGGATGCACCGTGAGGGCTTCCCGCGGAAGCCGTTCCCCGCAGGGTTAAATTAGGCATCGCTCTATTTAAGAGATCGACCTCCTGCTTAAATAGCGCCGGGCCGATCGAAAGATCTCTTCACAAGGAGGCCGGGATGCTCCGCGGCGCCACCGGAGAATGGGCCGTGACCCGGACTGGCGACGAGGTCGTCCGCGCATTCGTTCCCAGGGCGCTCCCTCCGGTTCCGCCGCTCGAAGTCGACGCGAGTCTCCAGGCTGTCCTCGACAGCGCACTCGTCGCGCTCGGTCGC comes from the Deltaproteobacteria bacterium genome and includes:
- a CDS encoding VOC family protein, whose translation is MTLWVRQIALVAHDRDKVVEDFRAVLGLEVGFVDPGVGQFGLHNALLPVGGQFIEIVAPVKDGTTAGRYLERRRGDGGYMVILQCSDHAPVKKRAADLALRKVLEFDEHAYSCMQFHPRDTGGSFLEVDCHRGSTPPYGPWSPAGKRWRDAVRTERVFGIAGAEVQGPEPAKLAARWSEILELPVTSEAGVPTLTLANGTIRFVRDADGRGEGLGGIDLIAADRARVLVAARDRGVLGDGDVIGICGMRVRLV
- a CDS encoding antibiotic biosynthesis monooxygenase → MIIVVAALRFATQADRDRAVALTAPVQLATRQEEKGCRDYCFAADPSVPTRIQVYELWDDGDSLAAHFKHPNYAKMVEVLGSAGILESINQAYLVERGEPVYGPNGEKKTKFFAD
- a CDS encoding enoyl-CoA hydratase/isomerase family protein, producing MGAYETILFEAKDGVGTLTLNRPERLNAMTNRMVRETTAALREIARDASVRVLVLTGAGRGFCPGADLNHFTSGEAAHDEAIGETDFEAALLMHEMPQVTLAAINGACAGAGFGWACACDLRVAAESATLNSAFLRVASAGDMAGPWSLPRIVGAAKARELYFLPNKFPAAEALRIGLVARVFPDASFRSEVAAIAGELASASPAALRGMKANFVDAEKLGLADYLRLESRRHQQIMSGPDSKEAFRAFLEKRKPDFTRGGKS
- a CDS encoding VOC family protein; translation: MQIDRVYEIAIPVRDLPRAEKFYREVLGFEVGLRDERRPWVFLRIGGSGGMIVLQETPAEFAPLHFAFTVARDVIGALAQELKTRGVAASGPHFHAWMPAQSVYFADPDGHALELCAPGEAP
- a CDS encoding DUF1295 domain-containing protein, whose product is MEPLALPITTETLATAALMFWGFVLAMFLGARFLPGIERMGYPQPDGTRKPYTLTGMTLFFLSHIVAAVAVLGFDVSLAPIARHFWPLLVVALASSTLITLALLAWGRRAGPVCRSPESTTLPLPESVKTFWFGNECNPEWFGVDLKMFFYHPSLIGAYAMSVSFAFAQWERHGVVTPQMLCLCFFWFTYVFSHYVKEEFMLSTWDVMAENFGFMLVWGDLTYVPFLYSLPAWWMVDATAPFGTGALVALVAFHFAALMVFRQSNWQKERFKQNPSAPIWGRPPRVVGGKLLASGYWGIGRKINYTGEILVYVSFALCAGLSSPGPFLLPLALLALLTHRAHRDDKRCREKYGALWTEYGQIATWRVIPGIY
- a CDS encoding enoyl-CoA hydratase/isomerase family protein, which translates into the protein MSDEILYEVADPVATIRLNRPDKLNALTYPMLRALRAAVDDAAADPRVVGIVITGNGRGFCAGLDASVLAATSSQGSAARTSVAEGELPGLVSYLLRVPKPVIAAVNGPAAGGGFVLACMSDVRFASTEASFTTVFSKRGLISEHGTSWILPRLLGAGRALELLWSSRKVSAEEALRIGLVEFVTPPAELVERAQAFVRELAANVSPGSLRETKRLVYDHLGMGVEPALHDADAAQWRALDRPDALEGAQSYLEKRPPKFARIPEKK
- a CDS encoding GNAT family N-acetyltransferase is translated as MRITPGDFDDPRVLELLRLHLAGMHESSPPGSVYALDLSGLKSPDVSFFAAWEDAALVGMGALKELASAHGELKSMRTHPAHLRRGVAARILEHLIALARERGYRRVSLETGTGPAFEPALALYRRRGFAFGEKFGDYEASAFNVFMHLEL
- a CDS encoding amidohydrolase family protein, whose product is MSARDIVLSHAKLFTALDERAIPDGAVWISGNTIRYAGAQSGLPAVPPNAEQVDVRGQFVMPGMTETHAHLSFADASPFALGQTPVEESTITAVRNAGLMLGAGFTSAVSFGSTYAIDVALRDAINAGRIEGPRLLAAGRDLGATASNVDNKGGLSQIADGPWALRQAVREQRRARVDIVKIFIDGEAINPTCPPGELSFCDEEVAAIVDEAHRRRMRVACHARSAAAVKQAVRAGVDLIGHANYLDDEAVELLAANRERVFVGPAIAWEVQYLAQHESLGVSKETIRAQGYAAEVEATIATVAKLRRAEVRLVVGGDYGISIAPHGTYARDLEYFVELFSMRPSEALLCATRNGGLAFDPRGRVGTLAPGSFADLVVVDGDPLADVRVLQERSRLRVMKDGRWAGARN